The Opitutaceae bacterium genome has a window encoding:
- a CDS encoding alkene reductase, translated as MNLLTPFQLGTLSVPNRVILAPLTRARAGLDNVPGELMARYYAQRASGGVLIAEATMIDPDGLTWPQQPGIHNSAQVEGWNRVVDAVHASGGRIFLQIWHPGRATHPDLNRGLQPVSSTDRPIRGDTIHTPNGKKPYSAPRRLETDEVPKYVELFRKAAENAHKAGFDGIQLHAAHGYLIDQFLRNGVNDRTDKYGGSVENRARFLFEVIDAVLTVYAPGRVGFRVSPLVEYNDMSDSEPKALIGHVAIEAERRKLGHIELRNGKWDAPEEIELARLVRANYSGALLRNGGFDREAAEQTLHDKLADAIVFGTAFLANPDLPRRLLLNAPLNEPDTATFYAHGEKGYIDYPALAI; from the coding sequence ATGAATTTGCTTACTCCGTTTCAGCTCGGCACCCTTTCGGTTCCGAACCGAGTGATCCTTGCTCCGCTCACGCGCGCTCGCGCGGGACTGGACAACGTTCCTGGGGAGCTTATGGCGCGATATTATGCTCAGCGTGCTTCGGGAGGAGTTCTGATTGCGGAGGCGACGATGATTGATCCGGACGGCCTGACCTGGCCGCAGCAGCCGGGAATCCACAATAGCGCACAGGTCGAGGGATGGAATCGAGTGGTGGATGCGGTGCACGCCTCCGGTGGCCGCATTTTCCTTCAGATCTGGCATCCGGGCCGGGCGACGCACCCGGATCTCAATCGTGGCCTTCAGCCTGTTTCGTCCACCGACCGGCCCATCCGTGGCGACACGATCCACACGCCCAACGGGAAGAAGCCGTACTCTGCGCCGCGTCGACTGGAGACCGACGAGGTTCCCAAGTACGTGGAGCTTTTTCGCAAGGCCGCGGAGAATGCGCACAAGGCGGGCTTCGACGGGATCCAGCTGCACGCAGCGCACGGTTACTTGATAGATCAGTTCCTACGCAATGGCGTGAACGATCGCACCGACAAGTATGGCGGCAGCGTGGAGAACCGGGCGCGGTTCCTCTTCGAAGTCATCGATGCCGTGCTCACGGTTTATGCTCCCGGCCGCGTGGGCTTCCGTGTGTCTCCACTTGTTGAATACAACGATATGTCGGATTCGGAGCCCAAGGCGCTGATCGGCCACGTCGCGATAGAGGCGGAGCGGAGGAAGCTTGGTCATATCGAGCTGCGGAATGGGAAGTGGGACGCGCCCGAGGAAATCGAACTCGCCCGTTTGGTGCGGGCGAACTACTCCGGCGCACTTTTGCGAAACGGCGGCTTTGACCGGGAAGCCGCGGAGCAGACGCTTCACGACAAGCTGGCGGATGCGATCGTGTTCGGCACGGCCTTTCTTGCGAATCCCGACCTCCCGCGCAGGTTGCTGCTCAATGCGCCCTTGAATGAACCCGATACGGCCACGTTCTATGCCCACGGCGAAAAGGGGTACATCGATTACCCGGCCTTGGCAATCTGA
- a CDS encoding LysM domain-containing protein: MDTISRENNSTLPLIGVIVGGLAVILSAVALVKLSSVKTDLTQYKEESTSRIASVESQASSAAANAESAKNLASRIQTDANTAFGQVAEQLGTLRGEITKLQEAQKAPAKAAKGAPAVAGPGEYIVKSGDTPSKIAKANGTTAQALIQVNPGVAWNKLKVGQKLKLPKK; this comes from the coding sequence ATGGACACGATCTCTCGCGAAAACAACAGCACCCTGCCCCTTATCGGCGTCATTGTGGGCGGCCTCGCTGTCATCCTTTCCGCTGTCGCCTTGGTCAAACTCAGCTCGGTCAAGACCGACCTGACCCAGTACAAGGAAGAGTCGACCTCCCGCATCGCGAGTGTCGAGAGCCAGGCGAGTTCCGCCGCGGCCAACGCAGAATCCGCCAAGAACCTTGCCAGCCGCATCCAGACGGACGCCAACACCGCCTTCGGTCAGGTCGCCGAACAACTTGGCACCCTCCGCGGCGAGATCACCAAGCTGCAGGAAGCCCAAAAGGCACCTGCAAAAGCCGCCAAGGGCGCTCCCGCCGTCGCCGGCCCCGGTGAATACATCGTAAAGTCGGGCGACACGCCCTCCAAGATCGCCAAGGCAAACGGCACCACCGCCCAAGCACTCATCCAGGTCAACCCGGGCGTTGCTTGGAACAAGCTGAAGGTCGGCCAAAAGCTGAAGCTTCCCAAAAAGTAA
- a CDS encoding succinate dehydrogenase cytochrome b subunit: MNPIVSLFRSSIGRKFLMAVTGLILVGFVTGHLVGNLQIFAHPDHINGYAHFLQNLGPALWAVRLGLLACVVIHVWAAIALSLENKAARGPDSYGVSKWLKATLSSRYMKQTGLVVLAFIVYHIAHFTVGSAQSATFKTNLDEYVITENVREFGIPLASKGEVVHDVYSMVYLGFANPVVSLFYIIAVALLTLHILHGIQSSFQTIGWRNERWGTCLRRASTVFCLLYVLGNVAIPGLILTGVAKPAAGTAAAKVVAASPCCEKTVTLSSNNR, encoded by the coding sequence ATGAATCCCATCGTTTCCCTCTTCCGCTCCTCCATCGGCCGCAAGTTCCTGATGGCTGTCACAGGCTTGATTCTGGTCGGCTTTGTAACGGGCCATTTGGTGGGCAACCTCCAGATCTTCGCCCATCCGGACCATATTAACGGCTACGCCCATTTCCTCCAGAACCTGGGGCCTGCCCTCTGGGCCGTTCGCCTGGGCCTTCTGGCCTGCGTGGTGATCCACGTCTGGGCGGCCATCGCCCTTTCGCTGGAAAACAAGGCGGCGCGCGGACCCGACTCCTACGGGGTGAGCAAATGGCTCAAGGCCACCCTCTCCTCGCGCTACATGAAACAGACGGGCTTGGTCGTGCTGGCCTTCATCGTCTATCACATCGCCCACTTTACGGTCGGCTCCGCCCAATCCGCGACTTTCAAGACCAACCTCGATGAGTATGTCATCACCGAGAATGTCCGTGAGTTCGGCATCCCACTGGCAAGCAAGGGCGAGGTGGTGCACGACGTCTACTCGATGGTTTACCTTGGTTTCGCCAATCCAGTGGTGAGCCTGTTCTACATCATCGCGGTGGCCCTGCTCACGCTGCACATCCTCCACGGGATCCAGTCCTCCTTCCAGACCATCGGCTGGCGCAATGAGCGCTGGGGCACCTGCCTCCGCCGCGCCTCCACCGTCTTCTGCCTGCTGTACGTCCTCGGCAACGTGGCCATCCCCGGCCTGATCCTCACAGGCGTCGCCAAGCCCGCGGCCGGCACCGCCGCCGCCAAGGTCGTCGCCGCGTCACCTTGCTGCGAAAAGACCGTTACCCTCTCTTCCAACAACCGCTGA
- a CDS encoding succinate dehydrogenase/fumarate reductase iron-sulfur subunit, with the protein MVAHTTSTEPINVTLRVWRQAGPKSAGKFVEYKANNCNPNMSFLEMLDVVNEELTLKGEEPIAFAHDCREGICGTCSLMIDGKPHGPQKGVATCQTYMRSFQNGAVITVEPFRAAPFPVIKDLVTDRSAFDQIQQAGGFISVRTGAAPDANATPVPKEDADLAMDAASCIGCGACVAACKNASAMLFVSAKVSQFSLLPQGQPERDQRVLAMVAKMDELGFGNCTNQYECSAACPKLISHEFIARMNKDYLAASFRAAFKPKSNATAGGA; encoded by the coding sequence ATGGTCGCCCACACTACTTCCACTGAGCCGATCAACGTGACTCTTCGCGTCTGGCGGCAGGCCGGGCCAAAGTCGGCCGGCAAGTTCGTTGAATACAAGGCCAACAACTGCAACCCCAACATGTCGTTCCTCGAGATGTTGGATGTGGTCAATGAAGAGCTGACCTTGAAGGGCGAAGAGCCGATCGCATTTGCCCACGACTGTCGCGAAGGCATTTGCGGCACCTGCTCGCTCATGATCGACGGCAAGCCCCACGGCCCCCAAAAAGGCGTCGCGACCTGCCAGACCTACATGCGCAGCTTCCAGAATGGCGCTGTAATCACCGTGGAGCCATTCCGTGCCGCACCATTCCCGGTCATCAAGGATTTGGTCACGGACCGCTCTGCTTTTGACCAGATCCAGCAGGCCGGCGGCTTCATCAGCGTGCGCACCGGTGCCGCACCGGACGCCAACGCCACGCCCGTCCCGAAGGAAGACGCCGACCTCGCGATGGATGCCGCCTCGTGCATCGGTTGCGGTGCCTGCGTCGCCGCCTGCAAGAACGCCAGCGCCATGCTGTTCGTCTCCGCCAAGGTTTCGCAGTTCTCCCTTCTGCCGCAGGGCCAGCCCGAGCGCGACCAGCGCGTGCTCGCCATGGTGGCGAAGATGGACGAACTTGGCTTCGGCAACTGCACAAACCAATACGAGTGCAGCGCCGCCTGCCCGAAGCTCATCTCGCACGAATTCATTGCGAGGATGAACAAGGACTACCTCGCCGCGTCATTCCGCGCTGCCTTCAAGCCGAAGAGCAACGCCACCGCCGGCGGCGCCTAA
- the treZ gene encoding malto-oligosyltrehalose trehalohydrolase, whose translation MSRFTSTDDFDAAQSGTAVAGLLAIDAGAGGLIEPVGANVVEGGVVYRVWAPEHRVIRTIVANEESATPRSLILTEEGEGYFSGVDPEGKAGDLYHIDVDGQPLPDPASRYQPSGVDGPSQVIDPSLFAWQANGWSRPSLKGRVIYELHVGTFTKEGTFLAAIKRLDDLVELGVNTIELMPVADFAGSRNWGYDGVLLFAPARCYGTPEELRMLVDAAHLRGLAVVLDVVYNHLGAVGNVLHRYSKRYFHENQSNGWGQALNFDDDATAVRRFFIQNACMWLDEYRFDGLRLDAVHAIEDRSARHILSEIASAAHARGAFVIGEDERNQVTVLSPASEGGWGFDAVWADDFHHTVRVALTHQKEAHFRSFEGSADEAVDTLRRGWLYEGQYCPHLDAPRGTVARHRPPEQFVHCITNHDQIGNRPLGDRLNAAVSPEAYRALSMLLCLSPYTPMLFMGQEWAASSPFVFFTDLPGEVGEKIAEGRKGEFERYGANYDAETLMQMPDPQDPSAFERSKLDWSEAQKSGHREVLALYKACLKLRAQEPLFQSPPRNRWSVQKVGEDVIGIRWTATEGDWLLLVGLATGETSVTENIFVRNRRDRRWKRIIGSNDAVFGGGFPVAPTGSNVSELRLNLPEAVLYREV comes from the coding sequence ATGTCCCGCTTCACATCCACCGACGACTTTGATGCCGCCCAGAGCGGAACCGCCGTCGCTGGGTTGCTGGCGATCGATGCGGGAGCGGGAGGCTTGATTGAGCCGGTCGGTGCAAACGTCGTCGAAGGCGGAGTCGTTTATCGCGTGTGGGCTCCGGAGCACCGGGTCATTCGCACGATCGTCGCAAATGAAGAATCTGCAACGCCCCGTTCGCTCATTTTGACGGAAGAAGGCGAAGGCTACTTCTCCGGAGTCGATCCGGAAGGCAAGGCAGGCGACCTCTACCACATTGATGTCGACGGGCAGCCATTGCCCGACCCGGCCTCGCGCTACCAGCCTTCTGGCGTGGATGGACCCTCCCAGGTCATAGATCCTTCACTCTTCGCCTGGCAGGCAAACGGTTGGAGCCGTCCGTCCCTGAAAGGCCGCGTGATCTACGAACTCCACGTCGGGACATTCACCAAGGAAGGGACCTTCCTTGCCGCCATCAAGCGACTCGACGATCTAGTTGAGCTTGGAGTCAACACAATCGAGCTCATGCCGGTCGCGGATTTTGCCGGCAGTCGGAACTGGGGTTACGACGGAGTCCTCCTCTTCGCCCCGGCACGTTGCTATGGAACTCCGGAGGAGCTTCGGATGCTCGTCGATGCCGCCCACCTGCGAGGCCTCGCGGTCGTGTTGGACGTTGTCTACAACCATCTGGGCGCCGTTGGAAACGTCCTTCATCGCTACAGCAAGCGGTACTTCCACGAAAATCAGTCGAACGGTTGGGGCCAGGCGCTCAACTTCGATGACGACGCGACCGCTGTCCGCCGCTTTTTTATCCAGAATGCATGCATGTGGCTGGATGAATACCGTTTCGACGGGTTGCGTCTCGACGCCGTTCACGCAATCGAAGATCGCTCAGCTCGCCACATCTTGAGCGAGATTGCATCAGCGGCACACGCTCGCGGGGCATTCGTGATCGGGGAGGATGAACGCAATCAGGTGACCGTGTTGTCACCCGCATCCGAGGGTGGCTGGGGCTTTGATGCCGTGTGGGCCGACGATTTCCACCACACGGTGCGCGTGGCGCTCACTCACCAGAAGGAAGCGCATTTCAGGAGCTTCGAAGGCTCGGCGGATGAAGCGGTCGACACGCTCCGCCGCGGCTGGCTGTACGAAGGCCAATATTGCCCGCATCTCGACGCCCCCCGCGGCACCGTGGCACGGCACCGACCCCCGGAACAGTTCGTTCATTGCATCACCAACCACGACCAGATTGGCAATCGTCCGCTCGGCGATCGGCTTAATGCGGCGGTCTCTCCTGAAGCGTATCGGGCGCTCTCGATGCTTTTGTGCCTGAGTCCCTACACGCCCATGTTGTTCATGGGGCAAGAGTGGGCTGCGAGCAGTCCCTTCGTCTTCTTTACGGATTTGCCCGGCGAAGTGGGTGAAAAGATTGCGGAGGGAAGGAAGGGCGAGTTTGAACGCTACGGTGCAAACTATGATGCCGAGACGCTCATGCAGATGCCGGATCCGCAGGACCCATCGGCATTTGAGCGCAGCAAGCTTGACTGGTCGGAAGCACAGAAATCCGGCCATCGCGAAGTGCTCGCACTCTACAAGGCATGCCTGAAGCTGCGTGCCCAGGAACCACTTTTTCAATCCCCTCCCCGCAACCGCTGGAGCGTCCAGAAGGTCGGGGAAGACGTAATCGGCATTCGGTGGACCGCCACCGAAGGGGATTGGCTCTTGCTCGTCGGTCTGGCGACCGGTGAAACGTCCGTGACTGAAAACATATTCGTACGGAATCGCAGGGACAGGCGATGGAAACGAATAATCGGAAGCAATGACGCTGTTTTCGGCGGTGGTTTCCCGGTCGCCCCGACGGGCTCCAATGTCAGTGAACTCAGGCTGAATCTGCCGGAGGCGGTCCTCTATCGCGAGGTGTGA
- a CDS encoding fumarate reductase/succinate dehydrogenase flavoprotein subunit has protein sequence MAKLESKIPSGPLADKWRKHKAEIKLVNPANKRKYEVIVVGAGLAGSSAAATLAELGYKVKCFVFHDTPRRAHSIAAQGGINAAKNYQNDGDSVYRLFYDTIKGGDYRAREANVHRLAEVSVNIIDQCVAQGVPFAREYGGLLANRSFGGAQVSRTFYARGQTGQQLLLGAYSALMKMAGAGAVEIFSQEEMCDLVIVEGQAKGIVTRNLVTGEIRRWAADAVILATGGYGNVFNLSTYARGSNATAIWRAYKRGACFGNPCYTQIHPTCIPVSGDYQSKLTLMSESLRNDGRIWVPKKKEDCKKDPNSIPDEDRDYYLERIYPSFGNLAPRDVSSRAAKRMCDEGRGIGDTGLGVYLDFGDAIKRLGEPAVRERYGNLFDIYTEITNENAYKTPMRIYPAVHYTMGGLWVDYNLMSNIPGLFVLGEANFSDHGANRLGASALMQGLADGYFVIPYTIGDYLASQKPGSRPSADRAEFKQAEENVRGLNNRLLNIKGKETVASFHKRLGKIMWNYCGMARTKEGLEKALQELPALREEFWQNVYVPGSGETLNQSLEQAGRVADFIELGELMCRDALTREESCGGHFREEFQYPDGECKRDDEKYAHVAAWEFQGEGKTPLRNTEALNYETVKMSVRSYK, from the coding sequence ATGGCCAAACTCGAATCCAAGATTCCCTCCGGCCCCCTCGCCGACAAGTGGCGCAAGCACAAGGCGGAGATCAAGCTCGTCAACCCAGCCAACAAGCGCAAATACGAGGTGATCGTCGTCGGCGCCGGACTGGCCGGCTCCTCCGCCGCCGCCACGCTCGCCGAGCTCGGCTACAAGGTGAAGTGCTTCGTCTTCCACGACACTCCCCGCCGCGCCCACTCCATCGCCGCGCAAGGTGGCATCAATGCCGCAAAGAACTACCAGAACGACGGCGACAGCGTCTACCGGCTCTTCTACGACACCATCAAGGGCGGCGACTACCGCGCCCGCGAGGCCAACGTCCATCGCCTTGCCGAGGTGTCGGTCAACATCATCGACCAGTGCGTGGCGCAAGGCGTCCCCTTCGCGCGTGAATACGGCGGCCTGCTGGCCAACCGCTCCTTCGGCGGTGCCCAGGTCTCCCGCACGTTCTACGCCCGCGGCCAAACCGGCCAGCAACTGCTCCTGGGCGCCTACTCCGCCCTGATGAAGATGGCCGGCGCTGGCGCGGTCGAGATCTTCTCACAGGAAGAGATGTGCGACCTCGTCATCGTCGAGGGCCAGGCGAAGGGCATCGTGACCCGCAACCTCGTCACCGGCGAGATTCGCCGCTGGGCAGCCGACGCCGTGATCCTGGCTACGGGTGGCTACGGCAACGTGTTTAATCTCTCCACCTACGCGCGCGGCTCCAACGCGACTGCCATCTGGCGCGCCTACAAGCGCGGCGCCTGCTTCGGCAACCCGTGTTACACGCAAATTCACCCGACATGCATCCCGGTTTCCGGCGATTACCAGTCGAAGTTGACGCTGATGTCCGAGTCCCTGCGCAATGACGGCCGCATTTGGGTCCCGAAGAAGAAGGAAGACTGCAAGAAGGACCCGAACTCCATTCCGGACGAGGATCGCGACTACTATCTCGAACGCATTTACCCGAGCTTCGGCAACCTCGCCCCGCGCGACGTCTCCTCCCGCGCCGCCAAGCGCATGTGCGATGAGGGCCGCGGCATCGGCGACACCGGTCTTGGCGTTTACCTCGACTTCGGCGACGCCATCAAGCGCCTGGGCGAGCCCGCGGTTCGCGAGCGTTACGGCAACCTGTTCGACATCTACACGGAGATCACCAACGAGAACGCCTACAAGACGCCGATGCGCATCTACCCCGCGGTGCACTACACGATGGGTGGCCTGTGGGTGGACTACAACCTGATGTCCAACATCCCGGGCTTGTTCGTCCTCGGTGAAGCCAACTTCTCCGACCATGGTGCGAACCGTCTCGGAGCCTCCGCCCTCATGCAGGGCCTCGCGGACGGCTACTTCGTCATTCCTTACACCATCGGTGACTACCTTGCGTCGCAGAAGCCCGGCTCGCGTCCTTCAGCAGACCGCGCCGAGTTCAAGCAGGCCGAGGAAAACGTCCGCGGCCTCAACAACCGCCTGCTCAATATCAAGGGCAAGGAAACGGTCGCCAGCTTCCACAAGCGCCTCGGCAAGATCATGTGGAACTACTGCGGCATGGCACGCACCAAGGAAGGCCTTGAAAAGGCGCTCCAGGAGCTACCCGCCTTGCGCGAGGAGTTTTGGCAAAATGTCTATGTACCCGGGTCAGGCGAGACCCTCAACCAGAGCCTCGAACAGGCCGGCCGCGTGGCCGACTTCATTGAACTCGGTGAACTGATGTGCCGCGACGCCCTCACCCGCGAGGAAAGCTGCGGCGGCCACTTCCGCGAGGAGTTCCAGTATCCGGACGGCGAGTGCAAACGCGATGACGAGAAGTACGCGCACGTGGCAGCCTGGGAATTCCAAGGCGAAGGCAAGACTCCCTTGCGCAACACCGAGGCTCTCAACTACGAAACAGTCAAGATGAGCGTACGCTCCTACAAGTAA
- a CDS encoding NUDIX hydrolase, which translates to MSNGTPSRWKKLGESTLAATRIFDLRTARYHHPVRQVERDFYVVHSRDWVNVLALTTDNQLVLVNQFRFGVDTFSLEIPGGVIEVGEDPVVAGVRELEEETGFIGQNPKLIASVHPNPAIMSNRCHLVLVEQCQRVSSQAWDTDEEIQVSTAPIDDVFRWVAEGKITHSLVLNALLFLKLKGEVTNRP; encoded by the coding sequence ATGTCCAACGGCACACCTTCACGCTGGAAGAAACTGGGCGAATCAACCCTCGCGGCGACGCGAATCTTCGACCTCCGCACCGCGCGTTACCACCACCCCGTCCGCCAGGTCGAGCGCGACTTCTACGTCGTGCACTCCCGGGACTGGGTGAACGTCCTCGCACTGACGACGGACAACCAATTGGTTCTGGTGAACCAGTTCCGGTTCGGCGTGGACACATTCTCGCTGGAAATACCAGGCGGTGTCATCGAAGTTGGCGAGGACCCGGTCGTTGCCGGCGTCCGGGAGCTTGAGGAGGAGACCGGTTTCATCGGCCAGAACCCCAAGCTTATCGCGTCCGTCCATCCCAACCCCGCCATCATGAGCAACCGCTGCCACCTCGTGCTGGTGGAACAGTGCCAGCGGGTCTCCTCCCAGGCCTGGGATACCGACGAGGAGATACAGGTGAGCACCGCGCCAATCGATGACGTCTTCAGATGGGTCGCGGAAGGCAAGATCACCCACAGCCTGGTGCTGAATGCGCTGCTTTTCTTGAAGCTGAAGGGCGAAGTGACGAACCGGCCGTGA
- a CDS encoding AEC family transporter, with amino-acid sequence MLVVNVLAPVFLLIGLGAVLVRVRFVSEAFLRETNRVTYWLGLPALLFTSLAESFHDAEASRQILVALFLATLGVIFLAYVIARLLGLPSSAHGTFVQGAFRGNLAYVGLPVIYALPVATEGLRAAVTVAIAPMLVLYNCAAVIALIASQHKVELRTLRPLLKQLATTPPLIATLAGIGWALSGWHMPIAIDQALSWLGQMALPLALLGIGGALARSQTGRNWRAPIAAATLKVVLAPVLGLLIGPRLGLTTLETGVVALLLACPTAGISYTMVTQLQGDEELASGTILISTVSAVFSLALLVAMAAG; translated from the coding sequence GTGCTCGTCGTCAACGTCCTCGCTCCTGTATTCCTCCTGATCGGCTTGGGCGCCGTCCTGGTGAGGGTGCGTTTTGTTTCGGAGGCCTTCCTGCGCGAAACAAACCGGGTGACTTATTGGCTCGGTTTGCCGGCCCTCCTGTTCACGAGCCTCGCCGAGTCCTTCCATGATGCGGAGGCGTCGCGCCAGATCCTTGTTGCACTCTTTCTGGCCACGCTCGGGGTCATCTTCCTGGCCTATGTCATTGCGAGGCTGCTGGGCCTGCCGTCGTCTGCGCACGGCACCTTTGTCCAGGGTGCGTTTCGCGGAAACCTCGCCTATGTCGGCCTCCCCGTGATCTATGCCCTGCCCGTTGCGACCGAGGGGCTCCGCGCCGCGGTCACCGTGGCCATCGCACCGATGCTCGTGCTCTACAACTGCGCCGCGGTCATCGCCCTGATCGCCTCGCAGCACAAGGTCGAGCTTCGCACCCTCAGGCCCCTGCTCAAGCAGCTTGCCACCACCCCTCCCCTGATCGCCACGCTCGCGGGCATAGGCTGGGCCCTGTCAGGCTGGCACATGCCAATCGCGATCGACCAGGCGCTGTCCTGGTTGGGACAGATGGCGCTTCCACTTGCATTGCTGGGCATCGGCGGCGCGCTCGCGCGTTCGCAAACCGGGCGCAATTGGCGCGCCCCCATCGCCGCCGCCACCCTCAAGGTCGTGCTCGCACCCGTCCTCGGTTTGCTGATTGGACCAAGGCTCGGGCTGACGACGCTCGAGACAGGTGTCGTGGCCCTGCTGCTCGCATGCCCCACGGCGGGAATCTCCTACACGATGGTCACCCAGCTGCAGGGCGACGAGGAACTCGCCTCCGGCACGATTCTGATCAGTACGGTGAGCGCTGTATTCAGCCTGGCACTACTCGTCGCAATGGCGGCGGGTTGA
- a CDS encoding tetratricopeptide repeat protein: MSSPSNEPKPQNEPEIPASSPSFAPNPPLAPSLEDQMREFWYRNKTTIFAVLAVVLLAILGKGGYDAWQDYQEREVGKAYNAAATNDQLKAFINANPGHVLAGVAALRLGDEAYSNSKYAEAAAQYDRAADIIADGPFGGRARIGAALSRVLSGQASDGEARLKALAGDTAQLKAIRAEAAYHLGSLAKDAGRTEEANAFLDQAAAIDPGSAWAQRAVMRKGV, translated from the coding sequence ATGTCCTCGCCCTCCAACGAGCCCAAGCCACAGAACGAGCCTGAGATCCCAGCCTCGTCGCCGTCTTTTGCACCAAACCCGCCGCTCGCGCCGAGCCTGGAGGACCAGATGCGCGAATTCTGGTACCGCAACAAGACCACGATCTTCGCCGTGCTCGCGGTCGTCCTGCTCGCCATCCTCGGCAAGGGCGGTTACGATGCCTGGCAGGACTACCAGGAACGGGAAGTCGGCAAGGCCTACAACGCCGCCGCAACCAACGACCAGCTGAAGGCCTTCATCAACGCCAATCCCGGGCACGTCCTCGCAGGCGTCGCCGCCCTCCGGCTCGGCGATGAGGCGTATTCAAATTCCAAATACGCCGAGGCGGCCGCGCAGTATGACCGCGCCGCGGACATCATCGCAGACGGCCCCTTCGGAGGCCGCGCCCGCATCGGCGCCGCACTCTCCCGGGTCCTCTCCGGCCAGGCCTCCGATGGCGAAGCGCGCCTCAAGGCACTCGCCGGCGACACGGCCCAGCTCAAGGCAATCCGGGCAGAGGCCGCCTACCACCTCGGCTCGCTGGCAAAGGACGCCGGCCGCACCGAGGAGGCAAATGCCTTTCTTGATCAGGCAGCGGCAATTGACCCCGGTTCCGCCTGGGCGCAACGCGCAGTCATGCGCAAAGGGGTTTGA
- a CDS encoding CoF synthetase: MTAPQFANPSTTLGAGTGSQVPSELEAEIRKIYDRSPVYQERFPLHPEPLHWGCYKEIPALSKREIVERGHTAFFSDYSVIERGLQEKRFEYESTSGTTAGPMTVIMEDGWWNEQTARAYEAHPLLAPFARTAHRKCILAPVGCSSNLCPYEDHPFPHRYLNGTVYLNLTSDPFVFPEAEWDRILLELQAVQPDILEGEPVYLSLLARAALRRQVQLPSLKAIILTYGKASLVHSRSIRAAFPAPQVDLYGSTEAGYLFVGTAFADDSKPIDSNAFIELQAYRGLSDTFQIFVTTRHREAMPLLRYHSGDIVKRLPTGFRLLGRERDLHFRKDGSLVSPTDIDQAIPESFACWHYSLVQTAEARWDFHYVADSVAPAGLEKSIAQVLGDGARVIAFRKRLIAPAASGKFALLKPLAGA, translated from the coding sequence ATGACAGCGCCTCAGTTTGCCAATCCTTCCACCACCCTTGGCGCCGGCACGGGATCGCAGGTTCCCTCTGAATTGGAAGCTGAGATCCGCAAGATTTATGATCGCAGCCCTGTTTATCAGGAGCGGTTCCCGTTGCACCCGGAGCCATTGCACTGGGGCTGCTACAAAGAGATCCCTGCACTGTCCAAACGGGAGATCGTCGAACGGGGTCATACCGCGTTCTTTAGCGACTATTCCGTGATCGAGCGCGGCCTTCAGGAAAAGCGTTTCGAGTACGAATCCACCTCGGGCACCACCGCCGGGCCCATGACCGTCATCATGGAAGACGGTTGGTGGAACGAACAAACCGCCCGGGCCTACGAAGCCCACCCCCTCCTGGCTCCTTTCGCACGAACAGCCCACCGGAAATGCATTCTGGCTCCAGTGGGGTGTTCGAGCAACCTGTGTCCCTACGAGGACCACCCATTCCCTCACCGCTACCTGAATGGCACGGTGTACCTGAACCTGACGAGCGATCCCTTCGTATTCCCTGAAGCGGAATGGGACCGCATCCTCCTCGAATTACAGGCGGTCCAACCGGACATCCTCGAAGGCGAGCCCGTCTACTTGTCGCTGCTGGCACGCGCTGCATTGCGGAGGCAGGTCCAACTCCCGTCGCTCAAGGCCATCATTCTCACCTACGGCAAGGCCAGTCTCGTCCACAGCCGCAGCATCCGTGCGGCCTTCCCCGCCCCACAGGTCGATCTCTACGGTTCCACCGAAGCTGGCTACCTGTTTGTGGGCACTGCGTTCGCAGACGATTCAAAGCCGATCGATTCCAATGCCTTCATCGAGCTCCAAGCCTATCGCGGGCTGAGCGACACGTTTCAGATCTTTGTGACGACCCGCCACCGCGAGGCCATGCCGCTCCTGCGCTACCATTCGGGGGATATTGTGAAACGTTTGCCGACAGGCTTCCGGCTCCTCGGGCGCGAACGCGACCTGCATTTCAGAAAGGATGGGAGCCTGGTCTCGCCCACCGACATCGACCAGGCGATCCCCGAATCTTTTGCCTGCTGGCACTACAGCCTGGTGCAAACAGCCGAGGCGAGATGGGACTTCCACTATGTCGCCGACAGCGTGGCTCCCGCAGGCCTTGAAAAGTCAATCGCGCAGGTACTCGGAGACGGGGCGCGCGTGATCGCCTTCCGCAAGCGCCTGATCGCACCCGCAGCGAGCGGAAAGTTTGCCTTGTTGAAGCCCCTCGCCGGAGCGTGA